The Bos indicus x Bos taurus breed Angus x Brahman F1 hybrid chromosome 15, Bos_hybrid_MaternalHap_v2.0, whole genome shotgun sequence genome includes a window with the following:
- the LOC113904711 gene encoding olfactory receptor 5AN1-like: MIRRENITEITHFILLGFSDFPRIIVVLFVVFLVIYILTLTWNLSLLILIRMDSHLHTPMYFFLSNLSFMDICYVTSTAPKMLHDFFQERQIITYVDCVIQNFVFSTMGLSESCLMTAMAYDRYAAICNPLLYSSIMSPALCGRMVLGSYLAGLSASVFQLCAMLQLHFCGPNVINHFFCDIPQLLVLSCTDTFFVQLFTALLTMIFGVINVSVIMISYVYIVISIMKITTSSGRSKAFNTCASHLTAVTLFYTSGMFVYLSSSSGGSSSFDRFASFFYTVMIPMLNPLIYSLRNQEIKDALRRLQKKSRYC, from the coding sequence ATGATTAGAAGAGAAAATATCACAGAGATCACTCATTTTATCCTGTTGGGATTCTCAGATTTTCCCAGAATCATAGTAGTGCTCTTTGTCGTGTTCCTGGTGATATACATTTTGACCCTGACTTGGAACCTGTCGCTTCTCATCTTAATAAGAATggactcccacctccacacccccatgtacttctttctcagtaATCTGTCCTTCATGGACATCTGCTATGTGACCTCCACAGCCCCCAAGATGCTCCACGACTTCTTCCAGGAGCGGCAAATTATCACCTATGTGGATTGTGTTATTCAGAATTTCGTATTCTCCACCATGGGGCTGAGTGAGTCTTGCCTCATGACCGCCATGGCTTATGACCGATATGCCGCCATTTGTAACCCACTCCTCTATTCATCAATCATGTCACCGGCTCTCTGCGGTCGGATGGTTCTGGGATCCTACTTGGCTGGACTCTCTGCTTCTGTATTCCAATTGTGTGCCATGCTCCAGCTCCACTTCTGTGGGCCTAATGTCATCAACCACTTTTTCTGTGACATACCCCAGCTGTTAGTTCTATCCTGCACTGACACTTTTTTTGTACAACTCtttactgctttattgacaatgatCTTTGGGGTAATAAATGTTTCTGTTATCATGATATCCTATGTCTACATTGTCATCTCCATCATGAAGATCACGACCTCTAGTGGCAGGTCCAAGGCTTTCAACACCTGTGCTTCCCACCTGACAGCAGTCACTCTCTTTTATACCTCAGGTATGTTTGTCTATTTGAGTTCCAGCTCTGGTGGTTCCTCCAGCTTTGACAGATTTGCGTCATTCTTCTACACTGTGATGATTCCCATGTTGAATCCCTTGATATACAGTCTGAGGAACCAAGAAATCAAAGATGCCTTGAGAAGGTTGCAAAAGAAGAGTAGGTATTGCTGA